AGGTCAGGCAGAAGTCCTTGATGCAGAGGGTGGTCTGGCCCAAGCTGAGACGATAGAGACCCCCGGCAGCTCAGCGTAGGGTTAAAGGCAATGTTGGGCTGAGAGGCAAGGGCTATGCTCAGATAGTTCACTTAAACCTGCAGCAATTTTTCTAAATACGACTAAACTCTTAAAAACAATATTTCATCCTGAGTCAAAGTACTGATGAGCAACTGGTTAGCTCCTGGTGGTGTGACTGCAAATCCTTCGCGCATTGGGATTTTTGATAGCGGTGTCGGTGGTTTAACCGTCCTGCGTGAGCTGTACCGACAGCTGTCGAACGAGTCTATTTTGTATTTTGGCGATACGGCTCGGCTGCCCTACGGTTCCCGCTCTCCCGAGGAAATTCTGCAGTTTGTCCGAGAAATCCTCACTTGGATGGCCAGCCAAGGCGTGAAGATGGTGATGATGGCCTGCAATACTAGCTCTGCCTTGGCGCTAGAGCAGGTGCAGGCGGAATTTCCCTTTCCTATTCTGGGCCTGATTTGGCCGGGGGCACGAGCAGCTGCTCAGCAGGGTCAACGGATTGGACTAATTGCCACATCCGCCACAGTCAAGAGCGATGCCTACCGTCAGGCAATTTTAGAGGTTCATCCAGATCGGCAGGTCTGGCAGGTGGGCTGCCCTGAATTCGTCACCCTGATCGAGCAAAACCGCATTCACGACCCCTATACCTATCAGGTCGCTAAACAGTATCTGGCCCCTCTTAAAGCCGCTCAGATCGACACTCTGATCTACGGCTGTACCCACTATCCCCATCTTGCCCCCGTCCTTCAAACCCTCCTACCCAGCCGCGTCTCCTTTGTTGATCCTGCAGTTCACATGGTGGCGGCAGCAGCTCAAGAGTTAGATGCGCTAGGACTGCGCAGCAATGTTCCAGCTTGGCCCACCGAGTTTTACGTCAGTGGAGCTCCCAGTCAGTTTGCTCAAGTTGCGGTGCAATGGTTAGGTCATTTACCAACGGTGCGTCAAGTTCGCCTCCCGGCAGCGACCTCTCTACCGACCGTCAACCTCTCTAGCGGGCAGCTAGACACTAGCAGTTGACAAGTCAAAGTTGGCTGGCCGCTAAGCAGATGGCTACCTCTAGAGAGCAGCAGAGACAAGCTGAAAGTTCCTATGCTACGCCTCAGGGTGACTGCGCTTTTCGGCTAGTCTTGCTAAGAGCAGCAGACCATAAACCAGCACTAGGTAGCCAATTGCCAGTCCGGGAATGATGAAAACGGCAGATGAGGAAGTCATGGCGAGGGCAGGAGCGTAGAAAAAGCAATAAAGCCCAAAGACCGCTAAACAGTCTTTAAGCTGACGGAGGAACCGTTACGAAAAGAGGCCAAGCAGCTCTGAAGCAGCTTTTCGGAACCTTAAAAAAGGCTCTAGAAAGGCTGAATGATCCCCAAAGACTGTTTGGAACCGAAACTGACTCAAGAAAACACGAATTACAGAACCCAACTAGCGCTGGTGCTCTGATTCAGCACTCCATCTTTGAGCCCTTCTCGGATCGAAAGTACTTATCACATAAGCACCTTCAAATATTTAGTTTTTTGGAAATTCTTAATAAGAGTCTAGCACAGGCTAGCTTTGAACCTGAGGGGATGATTGCCAATATTTACAAAAATCTAAAGGAAATTTCTGAGCTCGACTGGTCCTTGAAAGAGACTGCTGCTTAAGGGGTTTAACGATCGCACTCAACTTCCGAGGTTAGGATAGCGTCAGGGTTTTCTTTCACTTACTGTGGGCTTGTCTTAGAATGAAGACAGATTATGTAAAATTTCGTAACTTAAGCCGCCCTTGCCGGTAGCCCATGACTTCAGCAACCTCTCTTTTCGCGCCGGTTGAGACTGATCTAAAATTACTAACCAAGAATCTCAGGAACCTGGTTGGTGCCCGACACCCAATTCTCTATGCTGCTGCAGAGCATCTGTTTGACGCTGGAGGAAAACGTATCCGCCCCGCTATTGTGCTTCTGCTGTCGCGGGCGACACTGCCCAGTCAAGACATCACCGCCAAGCATCGGCGGCTTGCTGAAATCACTGAGATGATTCACACAGCTAGCCTAGTGCATGACGATGTAGTAGATGAAGCCGAGGTCAGGCGAGGTGTGCCTACCGTGCACAGCAGCTTTACCAACCGAGTGGCGGTGCTGGCAGGAGATTTCTTGTTTGCCCAATCCTCCTGGTATCTGGCTAATCTGGACAATCTGACAGTAGTCAAGCTGCTGTCTCAGGTGATCATGGATTTGGCTGAAGGGGAGATTCAGCAAGGGCTCAATCGATTTGATGCTGAGCTATCGTTAGAGGCTTATTTAGAGAAGAGCTACTTCAAAACAGCCTCGTTGATTGCCAACAGTGCTAAAGCCGCAGGCGTCCTCAGTGACCTGCCAGAGACAGCTTGTGACCAGCTCTATGACTATGGGCGTAATCTGGGACTAGCCTTCCAAATTGTGGACGACATTTTAGACTTCACTAGCTCTGATGAGGTGTTGGGCAAGCCTGCTGGGTCGGATCTTAAAAGCGGTAATCTCACGGCCCCTGTCTTGTATGCTCTGGAGGAAAATCCGTTCCTAGCCACGCTCATCGAGCGGGAGTTTGCAGAATCAGGTGATTTTGACCAAGCTCTCGCTATGATTCACAGTAGTCGAGGAATTGAGCGCTCACGAGAACTGGCTGCTCAGCATGCCCGCCAGGCCCTGGGCTGTTTGCAGGTGCTGTCGCCCTCAGAGTCTCGTCAGGCTCTGCTTGACCTGTCTGAGTATGTGCTACGCCGGCTTTACTGATACAGGGTTCAAAATCTGCCGCCGTTAGCTTACCGCATAGGGTTTCGGTAGGCTGTTTGAAACCGTCTGCAGGGACAGAGGCATGAGTGGTCGAGTTATTTGCCTGGGTGAGGGGCTCATCGATCGGCTGTTTGGCCAGCCTGATCCGGCTGAAAATCCTCTAGCTAGTTGGCAGGATTTACCGGGAGGAGCCCCGGCTAACGTGGCTTCGGCCTTAGCCAAGCTGGGCACGTCGACTAATTTTATCGGCTGTTTGGGGTCTGATGCGCCTGGCCAGCGATTAATCCAGGCACTGCAGGCAGCGGGGGTTGGCTGTGATGCCGTTCAAAGACATCGCAGCGCACCTACTCGGATTGTGTTGGTGATGCGAGATGCTAAAGGAGAGCGGCAGTTTGTTGGCTTTCACCTGCCTGATCCGGCTGGGTTTGCTGATGCTTACCTGCAGGCTGGGGCGCTGGATCAGTCGCTGTTTGCTGAAGCTGCCTATCTAGTGATGGGAACGTTGGGTTTGGCCTATCCCGATACAGGGGCGGCGATGGCGCAAGCATTGACCTGGGCACAGCAGTACGGCTTGACAACGATTGTAGATGTCAACTGGAGACCTGCCTTTTGGCCGGAAGCGGTGACGGCTACAAAGAATAGCCCCTCGCACCCGGCTCCTGCCACGGCCCGGGCTCTTGCGCCTCAGCGCATCCTATCCTTTTTGACCCAGGTGGATCTGCTCAAACTGTCGCAGGAGGAGGCTCACTGGCTGTTTCAAACGGATGATCCGCTGGCTATTCTCGACTACCTTCCCCAGCTCAAAGCTGTTTTGGTGACTGCTGGAGCCCAGGGCTGCTGCTATGCGACTCCGCAGGGGCAGGGCAGGCTGCCCGCCCACGATATTGAGAGTGAAGACACAACGGGAGCAGGCGATGCCTTTTTAGCTGGGTTTATCCATCAACTCGATAGCCAAGGCCTAGAGAGCCTGGAAGACCCCTCAGCCATGGAGCAAATCCTGCGCTACGCCAGCGCGGTAGGAGCCCTAACGACGATGCGGCCGGGAGCGATGGCGGCCCAACCACGAGCTAATGAAGTCGAAGCCTTTATTTACCTCAACCCTTTGCCGTAGACTCTATCGCAGCCTTTGACCTACGCTTGTAGAAAGCAATATGACAGGCCAGCCTGACTCAGGAGGCTGGGCAAATATACTTCGCTTAAAAGATGCAAGCTCATGGGCCAGGAAATCGAACGAAAATTTCTCGTGACTGGCGATGCTTGGCGATCGCTCGGTACTGGCACACTCTACCGCCAGGGTTATATCCCAACTCCAGATAGCCGTACGGTGCGAGTGCGGCTGGTGGGCGATCAGGGATATTTGACATTAAAAGGTCCGGCAGTGGGAATCGTTCGCCCTGAGTTCGAGTATCCTATCCCCGCTGCCGATGCCACTGAGATTTTAGAAACCCTCTGTGACCCGCCATTGGTTGAAAAAGTACGCCACCGTATTCCTCAAGCGGAGCTGCTGTGGGAAGTGGATGAGTTTTTGGGGGCTAATCAGGGGCTGATTGTGGCTGAGGTGGAGTTGCCCGATGCAACCTACGAGCTGCAGTTACCTGAATGGGTGGCTACAGAGGTGACGGCTGACCCTCGCTATCTCAACGTTAATCTGGCTAAGCATCCCTTTTCTGAATGGGCTCTGTAAACGGACGTTATCGGGAGATAGACGCTACTGGGGCTCGACTGAA
This DNA window, taken from Pseudanabaena sp. FACHB-2040, encodes the following:
- the murI gene encoding glutamate racemase, with the translated sequence MSNWLAPGGVTANPSRIGIFDSGVGGLTVLRELYRQLSNESILYFGDTARLPYGSRSPEEILQFVREILTWMASQGVKMVMMACNTSSALALEQVQAEFPFPILGLIWPGARAAAQQGQRIGLIATSATVKSDAYRQAILEVHPDRQVWQVGCPEFVTLIEQNRIHDPYTYQVAKQYLAPLKAAQIDTLIYGCTHYPHLAPVLQTLLPSRVSFVDPAVHMVAAAAQELDALGLRSNVPAWPTEFYVSGAPSQFAQVAVQWLGHLPTVRQVRLPAATSLPTVNLSSGQLDTSS
- the sds gene encoding solanesyl diphosphate synthase, giving the protein MTSATSLFAPVETDLKLLTKNLRNLVGARHPILYAAAEHLFDAGGKRIRPAIVLLLSRATLPSQDITAKHRRLAEITEMIHTASLVHDDVVDEAEVRRGVPTVHSSFTNRVAVLAGDFLFAQSSWYLANLDNLTVVKLLSQVIMDLAEGEIQQGLNRFDAELSLEAYLEKSYFKTASLIANSAKAAGVLSDLPETACDQLYDYGRNLGLAFQIVDDILDFTSSDEVLGKPAGSDLKSGNLTAPVLYALEENPFLATLIEREFAESGDFDQALAMIHSSRGIERSRELAAQHARQALGCLQVLSPSESRQALLDLSEYVLRRLY
- a CDS encoding carbohydrate kinase, with protein sequence MSGRVICLGEGLIDRLFGQPDPAENPLASWQDLPGGAPANVASALAKLGTSTNFIGCLGSDAPGQRLIQALQAAGVGCDAVQRHRSAPTRIVLVMRDAKGERQFVGFHLPDPAGFADAYLQAGALDQSLFAEAAYLVMGTLGLAYPDTGAAMAQALTWAQQYGLTTIVDVNWRPAFWPEAVTATKNSPSHPAPATARALAPQRILSFLTQVDLLKLSQEEAHWLFQTDDPLAILDYLPQLKAVLVTAGAQGCCYATPQGQGRLPAHDIESEDTTGAGDAFLAGFIHQLDSQGLESLEDPSAMEQILRYASAVGALTTMRPGAMAAQPRANEVEAFIYLNPLP
- a CDS encoding CYTH domain-containing protein produces the protein MGQEIERKFLVTGDAWRSLGTGTLYRQGYIPTPDSRTVRVRLVGDQGYLTLKGPAVGIVRPEFEYPIPAADATEILETLCDPPLVEKVRHRIPQAELLWEVDEFLGANQGLIVAEVELPDATYELQLPEWVATEVTADPRYLNVNLAKHPFSEWAL